The following are encoded together in the Kribbella voronezhensis genome:
- a CDS encoding peptidyl-tRNA hydrolase, with product MEYVLTLVVRVEKGARPAQTDALETAARAVLAILSDDRSVGEGEWAEAMAGWQDARIRKVVRRARGAEWRRAEALPGITVTGRAAGDSPAEVRVFPPVPLEEVPKDLAKLQVSGTDFEDPEELPAPEPGLPVLWINPALEMSSGKAMAQCGHAAQLAWWELSPEERKEWAAADFALAVRTASPAQWQTLQGSGLPVVQDAGFTEVAPGSRTVIAAHPLLTR from the coding sequence GTGGAATACGTACTGACGCTGGTGGTCCGGGTCGAGAAGGGTGCGCGTCCGGCGCAGACCGATGCGCTGGAGACGGCGGCGCGGGCGGTGCTCGCGATCCTGTCCGACGACCGGTCGGTCGGGGAGGGGGAGTGGGCCGAGGCGATGGCCGGCTGGCAGGACGCCCGGATCCGAAAGGTGGTACGACGTGCTCGCGGCGCCGAGTGGCGTCGGGCCGAAGCGCTGCCGGGAATCACCGTGACGGGACGAGCCGCCGGGGACTCACCGGCCGAAGTACGGGTCTTCCCGCCGGTACCGCTGGAAGAAGTACCGAAGGATCTCGCCAAGCTGCAGGTCAGCGGGACCGACTTCGAGGATCCGGAGGAGTTGCCGGCACCCGAGCCCGGGCTGCCGGTGCTGTGGATCAATCCGGCTCTGGAGATGTCGAGCGGCAAGGCGATGGCCCAATGCGGCCACGCGGCGCAACTCGCCTGGTGGGAACTGTCACCCGAGGAGCGGAAGGAATGGGCGGCGGCGGACTTCGCGCTCGCCGTACGGACTGCGAGCCCGGCCCAGTGGCAGACCCTGCAGGGCAGCGGTCTGCCGGTGGTCCAGGACGCGGGCTTCACCGAGGTGGCGCCCGGGTCCCGGACCGTGATCGCGGCTCATCCCTTGCTGACCCGGTAG
- a CDS encoding dihydrofolate reductase family protein, with amino-acid sequence MTRVVVDISMSLDGYVTGPNVGIGNGLGDGGMALHDWVFHGNADDQAVLDAAFEATGSVVQGRNLFDIIDAPGGWSDEMGYGAKPTGGVNPPVFVVTHSAPDNPRLGDRFHYVTDGVRSAVEQARAVANGKDVVVMGGGQVCHQVLAAGLADVLRLHVATVVLGDGTRLFPAEPSESVQLELAESISTAAAQHLTYRVVKEK; translated from the coding sequence ATGACCCGGGTGGTGGTCGACATCTCGATGTCGCTGGACGGTTACGTGACCGGCCCCAACGTCGGCATCGGCAACGGACTGGGCGACGGCGGCATGGCCCTGCACGACTGGGTCTTCCACGGCAACGCCGACGACCAGGCCGTGCTGGATGCCGCCTTCGAAGCGACCGGCTCGGTCGTCCAGGGCCGGAACCTGTTCGACATCATCGACGCGCCCGGCGGCTGGAGCGACGAGATGGGGTACGGCGCCAAGCCGACCGGCGGGGTGAATCCACCCGTCTTCGTGGTCACCCACTCCGCGCCGGACAACCCCCGGCTCGGCGACCGGTTCCACTACGTCACCGATGGAGTCCGGAGCGCCGTCGAGCAGGCCCGAGCAGTTGCCAACGGCAAGGATGTCGTGGTGATGGGCGGCGGCCAGGTCTGCCACCAGGTGCTCGCCGCAGGGCTGGCCGACGTACTGCGGTTGCACGTGGCAACCGTCGTACTGGGGGACGGGACCCGGCTGTTCCCGGCCGAGCCGTCCGAATCGGTGCAACTGGAGCTGGCCGAGTCGATCTCGACTGCGGCAGCCCAGCACCTCACCTATCGCGTCGTGAAGGAGAAGTAG
- a CDS encoding AAA family ATPase — MTSAGGTSLQEALSALLAVAARAGVQEESARAEGLSLAAALAESAPGAAVDWAAVSPGTDTQDFFDAAVRGRRWRGAPTAVLTDLIAQGSAEKIPYAEALAELASAACSLGEPTMRVIGNASVAAAAQLQAAGARQLQAGGPVASPTASAPTAAVQAEAKPAVEAEPVPARTVEELLAELDELTGLASVKREVHRQVAVLRVEKLRAEAGLKSPTITRHLVFVGNPGTGKTTVARLVSGIYKALGLLSKGQLVEIDRSELVAGYLGQTATKTAEVVASAAGGVLFIDEAYSLTAGELGADQYGREAVDTLVKEMEDRRDDLVVIVAGYPEPMEDFIAANPGLASRFRTTIAFEDYSDSELTDILTGLAEAADYELTPNALDQFKVILASTPRNRSFGNGRFARNMLEAAIGRHAWRLRDVTAPSTDQLRQILPEDLTDEAPAEAAETEAETKAEQAEAAEAETKAEQAEAAEAETKAEQAEAVEAEAEQEEQA; from the coding sequence ATGACCAGCGCGGGGGGTACTTCGCTGCAGGAAGCGCTGTCGGCCCTGCTGGCCGTCGCTGCTCGGGCCGGGGTGCAAGAGGAGTCGGCGAGAGCCGAAGGACTGTCGCTCGCTGCTGCGCTGGCCGAGTCGGCTCCGGGAGCTGCGGTCGACTGGGCTGCTGTATCACCCGGCACTGACACCCAGGACTTCTTCGACGCCGCAGTACGCGGCCGGAGATGGCGTGGCGCGCCAACCGCAGTACTGACTGATCTGATCGCACAGGGTTCAGCAGAGAAGATCCCGTACGCCGAAGCGCTCGCTGAGCTCGCCTCTGCTGCTTGCAGCCTTGGCGAGCCCACGATGCGCGTCATCGGCAATGCGTCGGTCGCAGCTGCCGCGCAACTCCAGGCAGCGGGTGCACGGCAGCTCCAGGCCGGCGGCCCGGTTGCGAGCCCGACGGCGAGCGCGCCGACCGCCGCAGTACAGGCGGAAGCCAAGCCGGCTGTCGAAGCTGAGCCGGTACCGGCGCGCACTGTCGAAGAGCTGCTCGCCGAGCTGGACGAACTGACCGGTCTGGCGAGCGTCAAGCGCGAGGTGCACCGGCAGGTCGCCGTACTGCGGGTCGAGAAGCTCCGTGCCGAAGCGGGGCTCAAGAGCCCGACCATTACCCGGCACCTGGTGTTCGTGGGGAATCCCGGCACCGGCAAGACCACGGTGGCGCGGCTGGTCAGCGGGATCTACAAGGCACTCGGCCTGCTCTCCAAGGGCCAATTGGTCGAGATCGACCGCTCCGAGCTGGTCGCCGGCTATTTGGGGCAGACGGCAACGAAGACCGCCGAGGTGGTCGCCTCTGCCGCTGGTGGGGTGCTGTTCATCGACGAGGCGTACAGCCTGACCGCCGGCGAGCTGGGCGCCGACCAGTACGGCCGGGAGGCCGTCGACACGCTGGTGAAGGAGATGGAGGACCGGCGCGACGACCTGGTCGTCATCGTCGCCGGGTATCCCGAGCCGATGGAGGACTTCATCGCCGCGAACCCCGGACTGGCCAGCCGGTTCCGGACCACGATCGCGTTCGAGGACTACTCCGACTCCGAACTCACCGACATCCTGACCGGGCTCGCCGAGGCAGCCGACTACGAGCTGACACCGAACGCGCTGGACCAGTTCAAGGTGATCCTGGCGTCGACGCCGCGGAACCGCTCGTTCGGCAACGGCCGGTTCGCCCGCAACATGCTGGAGGCGGCGATCGGCCGCCATGCCTGGCGACTTCGCGACGTGACGGCACCCAGTACCGATCAGCTGCGTCAGATCCTCCCTGAGGACCTGACCGACGAAGCACCCGCCGAAGCAGCCGAGACCGAGGCCGAGACGAAGGCCGAGCAAGCCGAAGCAGCCGAGGCCGAGACGAAGGCCGAGCAAGCCGAAGCAGCCGAGGCCGAGACGAAGGCCGAGCAAGCCGAAGCAGTCGAGGCCGAGGCCGAGCAAGAGGAGCAGGCGTGA
- a CDS encoding serine/threonine-protein kinase produces the protein MTNIACTQPGCTGSIVDGYCDVCGSPAAAAPASAASAASAASAPASGACAQPGCSGTIVDGYCDVCGAPGGAAASPAHEPISSPSTVSRASNRLASTPLGSARATQAGSKLTRRLGTSSTRLRGARLGAGLTHVPPIPPIDASKAILANPMVPEDRRNCPKCGNPVGRSRGDQPGRTEGFCPKCRSPFSFSPKLKAGDLVGGQYEVAGALAHGGFGWIYMARDLNVQKRWVVLKGLLNSEDPDAVAAAIAEQQFLARVEHPLIVEIYNFVSHDGAGYIVMEYVGGTSLKTLLKQRMEANGGRYNALPIDQAIAYMLEILPAFSYLHDLGLVYCDFKPDNIIQVGDAVKLIDLGGVRRIDDADSAIYGTVGYQAPEVPEVGTSVASDIFTLGRTLTVLAMEFRGYQSTYLSSLPPVADVPLFQQHDSVYRLLLKACAKDPADRFVSADEFRVQLLGVLREVVASQQKSGAAQHSASSLLFGSPGDLAGGLGEAAPPWRRLPSLLPDETDKQAGWLKTVSVPDPAARLELLVNAPEQSPQVLLEIALAALESGQYDMVDTAVSDLLAEDPWEWRAVWMSGLVALARGDNAAAQSAFNAVYGQVPGELAPKLALALSCELSGEYDVAEGLYITCARTDANYIAPSAFGLAAIRSDRGDLDGAIAAVDLVPPTSGAYIRARRQRAGLLAGSGRGLPALAEAMGSIESLTIDPADRAQLSANVFRTALDEVLGNGPQPGVHIAGRAATEPELRDGLEAAYRELAGQAPSREERIALVDQANEVRGWTLR, from the coding sequence ATGACGAACATCGCCTGCACCCAGCCAGGCTGTACCGGCTCGATCGTTGACGGCTACTGCGACGTCTGCGGTTCACCCGCGGCAGCGGCCCCAGCCAGTGCGGCCAGTGCTGCCAGTGCTGCCAGTGCTCCCGCAAGCGGCGCCTGTGCTCAGCCGGGCTGCTCCGGCACGATCGTCGACGGCTACTGCGACGTCTGCGGCGCTCCTGGTGGAGCCGCCGCCTCACCGGCGCACGAGCCGATCAGCTCGCCGTCGACCGTCTCCCGCGCCTCCAACCGGCTGGCCTCCACCCCCCTCGGCTCGGCTCGCGCGACCCAGGCCGGCTCCAAGCTGACCCGCCGGCTCGGTACGTCGTCCACCCGGCTGCGCGGGGCGCGGCTGGGTGCCGGTCTGACCCATGTCCCGCCGATCCCGCCGATCGACGCGAGCAAAGCGATCCTGGCGAACCCGATGGTTCCCGAGGACCGTCGCAACTGCCCGAAGTGCGGCAACCCGGTCGGCCGGTCCCGCGGCGATCAGCCGGGCCGCACCGAGGGCTTCTGCCCGAAGTGCCGCAGCCCGTTCTCGTTCTCGCCCAAGCTCAAGGCGGGCGATCTGGTCGGCGGCCAGTACGAGGTGGCCGGCGCGCTGGCGCACGGCGGCTTCGGCTGGATCTACATGGCGCGGGACCTGAACGTCCAGAAGCGCTGGGTCGTGCTCAAGGGCCTGCTGAACTCCGAGGACCCCGACGCCGTCGCGGCCGCGATCGCCGAGCAGCAGTTCCTGGCCCGGGTCGAGCACCCGCTGATCGTCGAGATCTACAACTTCGTCAGCCACGACGGCGCCGGCTACATCGTGATGGAGTACGTCGGCGGTACGTCGCTGAAAACCCTGCTCAAGCAGCGGATGGAGGCCAACGGCGGCCGGTACAACGCGCTGCCGATCGACCAGGCGATCGCCTACATGCTGGAGATCCTGCCCGCGTTCTCCTACCTGCACGACCTCGGCCTGGTCTACTGCGACTTCAAGCCGGACAACATCATCCAGGTCGGCGACGCGGTGAAGCTGATCGACCTGGGCGGCGTACGCCGTATCGACGACGCGGACTCCGCCATCTACGGCACGGTCGGCTACCAGGCACCGGAAGTGCCCGAGGTCGGTACGTCGGTCGCCTCCGACATCTTCACCCTCGGCCGTACGCTGACCGTGCTGGCGATGGAGTTCCGCGGCTACCAGTCGACGTACCTGTCCTCGCTGCCGCCGGTGGCCGACGTCCCGCTCTTCCAGCAGCACGACTCGGTGTACCGCTTGCTGCTGAAGGCGTGCGCGAAGGACCCGGCCGACCGCTTCGTGTCCGCCGACGAGTTCCGGGTCCAGCTGCTCGGCGTACTGCGTGAAGTGGTCGCGTCGCAGCAGAAGAGTGGCGCAGCGCAGCATTCCGCGTCGTCGCTGCTGTTCGGCAGCCCCGGCGACCTGGCCGGCGGGCTGGGTGAGGCCGCTCCCCCGTGGCGGCGGTTGCCTTCGCTGTTGCCGGACGAGACCGACAAGCAGGCCGGCTGGTTGAAGACGGTGAGCGTCCCGGATCCGGCCGCGCGGCTGGAGTTGCTGGTCAACGCACCGGAGCAGTCGCCGCAGGTGTTGCTGGAGATCGCACTGGCGGCACTGGAGTCCGGGCAGTACGACATGGTCGACACCGCGGTGTCGGACCTGCTCGCGGAGGACCCGTGGGAGTGGCGCGCGGTCTGGATGTCCGGGCTCGTCGCGCTGGCCCGTGGAGACAACGCTGCTGCCCAGTCGGCTTTCAACGCCGTCTACGGCCAGGTCCCCGGTGAGCTGGCACCGAAGCTCGCGCTGGCCCTGTCCTGCGAGCTCAGCGGCGAGTACGACGTGGCCGAAGGGCTCTACATCACCTGTGCCCGGACCGACGCCAATTACATCGCACCGTCCGCGTTCGGCCTGGCCGCGATCCGCTCCGACCGCGGCGACCTGGACGGGGCCATCGCGGCGGTCGACCTGGTACCCCCGACCAGCGGCGCGTACATCCGGGCTCGTCGCCAGCGAGCCGGTCTGCTGGCAGGATCAGGACGTGGACTCCCCGCCCTCGCGGAGGCCATGGGCAGTATCGAGTCGCTGACGATCGACCCGGCCGACCGGGCCCAGTTGTCGGCGAACGTGTTCCGGACCGCGCTGGACGAGGTCCTCGGCAACGGCCCCCAGCCCGGCGTGCACATCGCCGGACGGGCCGCCACCGAACCGGAACTGCGGGACGGCCTGGAGGCGGCCTACCGTGAGCTGGCCGGGCAAGCGCCCAGCCGGGAGGAACGGATCGCCCTGGTCGACCAGGCCAACGAGGTTCGAGGATGGACACTGCGATGA
- a CDS encoding dihydrofolate reductase has product MTIILIAAVGANGVIGRDNDLPWRIREDLQHFKQLTLGHTLVMGRKTYDSIGRPLPGRRTVVVTRRPDWSADGVEVVNDLETALKQDGDLYVAGGGEIYRQALPYADRLELTEVAQSPIGDVTFPAFDPADWTETARTPHDGFTFVTYDRA; this is encoded by the coding sequence ATGACGATCATCCTGATCGCCGCGGTCGGCGCGAACGGCGTGATCGGCCGCGACAACGACCTGCCCTGGCGGATCCGCGAAGACCTGCAGCACTTCAAGCAGCTGACGCTCGGCCACACCCTGGTGATGGGCCGCAAGACCTACGACTCGATCGGTCGCCCGCTACCCGGCCGCCGTACGGTCGTCGTCACCCGCCGGCCGGACTGGTCAGCCGACGGTGTCGAGGTGGTGAACGATCTCGAGACCGCCCTCAAGCAGGACGGCGACCTCTACGTCGCCGGCGGCGGCGAGATCTACCGCCAGGCCCTCCCGTACGCCGACCGCCTCGAGCTGACCGAGGTCGCCCAGTCCCCCATCGGCGACGTCACCTTCCCGGCCTTCGACCCCGCCGACTGGACCGAGACCGCCCGCACCCCGCACGACGGCTTCACTTTCGTCACTTACGACAGGGCCTGA
- a CDS encoding toxic anion resistance protein produces MTEADNTQGAAAAQAAPVQAPLQPPTATAPGLILTAPAPTQPVAATAAPSLAPAVDPAALPGLDSKVDGFLTSLMSAEPRSPEFAQKAGDVRSMGDVDIRHAAESSNRLLQSPVKALTSGGLSEGSTVGKTLLELRRTVENLDPKEATGAKKLLGMIPFGDKIEDYFRKYQSAQSHLEGILHSLRDGQDELGKDNAALNLEKQQLWDAMGRLNQYVYVAERLDARLSATIAELEATDPEKARALRDDVLFYVRQKHQDLLTQLAVSIQNYLAIDIVIKNNIELIKGVDRASTTTVSALRTAVIVAQALGNQKLVLDQITALNTTTSGMIERTSQMLRDNSVAIQQQAASATIGLPQLQAAFANIYATMDAIDTFKVEALDNMAATIGTLENEVTKSRSYLDRVAQQDQRVVAGTLDLGR; encoded by the coding sequence ATGACCGAAGCTGACAACACGCAGGGCGCCGCGGCAGCGCAGGCTGCGCCGGTGCAGGCGCCACTGCAGCCGCCGACGGCTACCGCGCCCGGACTGATACTGACCGCGCCCGCACCGACACAGCCGGTCGCCGCGACCGCAGCGCCGAGTCTGGCCCCCGCGGTCGACCCGGCCGCGCTGCCGGGGCTCGACTCCAAGGTCGACGGGTTCCTGACGTCGTTGATGTCGGCCGAGCCACGCTCGCCGGAGTTCGCCCAGAAGGCCGGTGACGTCCGCAGCATGGGCGACGTCGACATCCGGCACGCCGCCGAGAGCTCGAACCGGTTGCTGCAGTCGCCGGTGAAGGCGCTGACCAGCGGCGGCCTGTCCGAGGGATCGACGGTCGGCAAGACGCTGCTCGAACTTCGCCGTACGGTCGAGAACCTGGACCCGAAGGAAGCCACCGGCGCGAAGAAGCTGCTCGGGATGATCCCCTTCGGCGACAAGATCGAGGACTACTTCCGCAAGTACCAGAGCGCGCAGAGCCACCTCGAAGGCATCCTGCACTCGTTGCGCGACGGCCAGGACGAGCTCGGCAAGGACAACGCCGCGCTCAACCTGGAGAAGCAGCAGCTCTGGGACGCGATGGGCCGGCTGAACCAGTACGTGTACGTCGCCGAGCGGCTGGACGCCCGGCTGTCCGCGACGATCGCGGAACTGGAGGCGACCGACCCCGAGAAGGCCCGCGCGCTGCGCGACGACGTTCTCTTCTACGTCCGGCAGAAGCACCAGGACCTGCTCACCCAGCTGGCCGTGTCGATCCAGAACTACCTGGCCATCGACATCGTGATCAAGAACAACATCGAGCTGATCAAGGGCGTCGACCGCGCCTCCACCACCACGGTCTCCGCACTCCGTACGGCGGTCATCGTGGCCCAGGCGCTCGGCAACCAGAAGCTGGTGCTCGACCAGATCACCGCGCTGAACACGACCACCAGCGGCATGATCGAGCGGACCTCGCAGATGCTGCGGGACAACTCGGTCGCGATCCAGCAGCAGGCCGCCTCGGCGACCATCGGGCTGCCCCAGCTGCAGGCGGCGTTCGCGAACATCTACGCCACGATGGACGCGATCGACACCTTCAAGGTCGAGGCGCTGGACAACATGGCCGCCACCATCGGCACGCTGGAGAACGAGGTGACCAAGTCCCGCAGCTACCTGGACCGGGTCGCCCAGCAGGACCAGCGGGTCGTCGCCGGCACCCTCGACCTCGGTCGCTGA
- a CDS encoding Clp protease N-terminal domain-containing protein: protein MSTNVKDVRTVLTRDAREEAELDGSAAIEAEHVLLGLTRQSAGPVSRLLTEAGLTRETIRDALDREWEQSLSVAGIAVAVAELPTPTPDRGRPPKFGESAKLVLKRAADLARRLGAHRITAAHILAGLLDTNLGRVARALDLAGVDRPALQARALQIAADEAR from the coding sequence ATGTCGACGAATGTGAAAGATGTCCGGACGGTCCTGACCCGGGACGCTCGCGAGGAGGCCGAGCTGGACGGGTCGGCCGCGATCGAGGCCGAGCATGTGCTGCTCGGACTGACGCGGCAATCAGCTGGACCGGTTTCTCGGTTGCTGACCGAGGCGGGACTGACCAGGGAGACGATCCGCGACGCGCTCGACCGCGAGTGGGAGCAGAGCCTTTCCGTCGCCGGGATCGCCGTCGCCGTGGCGGAGTTGCCCACGCCGACGCCGGATCGCGGCCGCCCGCCGAAGTTCGGCGAATCGGCCAAGCTCGTGCTCAAGCGGGCGGCCGATCTGGCCAGGCGGCTCGGTGCGCACCGGATCACCGCGGCCCACATCCTGGCCGGACTGCTGGACACCAACCTCGGCCGGGTCGCCCGCGCACTGGACCTGGCCGGCGTCGATCGGCCGGCCCTGCAAGCGCGGGCGTTGCAGATCGCCGCCGACGAGGCGCGTTAG
- a CDS encoding thymidylate synthase, whose translation MRQYLELLDHVLTNGVEKGDRTGTGTLSVFGHQARYDLSAGFPAVTTKKLHLRSVVGELIWFLSGSTNVKWLQENGISIWDEWADADGELGPVYGSQWRSWPAPDGRHIDQIAAVITSIKQNPDSRRHIVNAWNVADVDQMALPPCHTMFQFYVADGRLSCQLYQRSADIFLGVPFNIASYALLTHMVAQQTGLEVGDFVHTLGDAHLYLNHLDQAKLQLTREARPLPTLELTKRDSIDSYEIADVRLIGYDPHPGIKAPIAV comes from the coding sequence ATGCGGCAGTATCTCGAGCTTCTCGATCACGTCCTGACCAACGGTGTCGAGAAGGGGGACCGGACGGGGACCGGCACGCTGAGCGTGTTCGGGCACCAGGCGCGGTACGACCTGAGCGCCGGATTCCCCGCGGTGACCACGAAGAAGCTGCATCTGCGGTCCGTCGTCGGCGAGCTGATCTGGTTCCTCAGCGGCTCCACCAACGTGAAGTGGCTGCAGGAGAACGGCATCAGCATCTGGGACGAGTGGGCCGACGCGGACGGCGAGCTCGGGCCGGTCTACGGCTCGCAGTGGCGCTCCTGGCCGGCTCCGGACGGCCGGCACATCGACCAGATCGCCGCCGTCATCACCTCGATCAAGCAGAACCCGGACTCCCGCCGGCACATCGTCAACGCCTGGAACGTCGCCGACGTGGACCAGATGGCGCTGCCGCCGTGCCACACGATGTTCCAGTTCTATGTGGCCGACGGCCGGCTGTCCTGTCAGCTCTACCAGCGGTCGGCCGACATCTTCCTCGGCGTACCGTTCAACATCGCGTCGTACGCGCTGCTCACGCACATGGTCGCCCAGCAGACCGGTCTCGAGGTCGGCGACTTCGTGCACACCCTCGGCGACGCGCACCTCTACCTGAACCACCTCGACCAGGCGAAGCTGCAACTGACCCGCGAGGCACGGCCGCTGCCGACGCTGGAGCTGACCAAGCGGGACTCGATCGACTCCTACGAGATCGCGGACGTGCGGCTCATCGGCTACGACCCGCACCCCGGGATCAAGGCGCCCATCGCGGTATGA
- a CDS encoding glutamate ABC transporter substrate-binding protein: MKKQLIAAGVAAALLALTACGSSSYEATPVPTKPVPVETPPAPGTLPLKCDNALASYAPEGALPSPDQFPAGSYMAQIKQRGRLIAGVSADSLHLGSRNPISGDIEGFDIDMIKAVAQALGVPVELRVISSPQRLPVLIDGSVDIVARNMTINCDRWSQIAFSAEYYRSGQKSLVPLSSTAKSLNDLPPGTAICTPTGSTSYTNLRKNFRLLKAVTADTDGGCLVLFQQGKVFGISGDDTVLAGDAAQDPYARVIKGERFSDEPYGLGMSKKHPEFVRFVNGVLEQIKADGRWKASYNKWFAADLGPAPAPPKAVYGRVPE; this comes from the coding sequence ATGAAGAAGCAGCTGATCGCGGCCGGTGTGGCCGCCGCACTGCTCGCCCTGACGGCCTGCGGCTCCAGCAGCTACGAGGCGACCCCGGTGCCCACCAAGCCGGTTCCGGTCGAAACGCCTCCGGCCCCTGGCACGCTACCGCTGAAATGCGACAACGCGTTGGCCTCCTACGCCCCCGAGGGTGCCCTCCCCTCGCCCGACCAGTTCCCCGCCGGCTCCTACATGGCGCAGATCAAGCAGCGCGGCCGGCTGATCGCCGGCGTCTCGGCCGACAGCCTGCACCTCGGCTCCCGGAACCCGATCAGCGGAGACATCGAGGGCTTCGACATCGACATGATCAAGGCCGTTGCCCAGGCCCTCGGCGTCCCGGTCGAACTGCGGGTCATCTCCAGTCCGCAACGGCTGCCCGTCCTCATCGACGGTTCGGTCGACATCGTGGCCCGCAACATGACGATCAACTGCGATCGCTGGAGTCAGATCGCCTTCTCCGCGGAGTACTACCGCTCCGGCCAGAAGTCGCTGGTGCCGCTGAGTTCGACCGCCAAGAGCCTCAACGACCTGCCCCCGGGCACGGCGATCTGTACCCCGACCGGCTCGACCAGTTACACGAACCTGCGGAAGAACTTCCGGCTCCTCAAGGCGGTCACCGCCGACACGGACGGCGGTTGCCTGGTGCTCTTCCAGCAGGGCAAGGTCTTCGGCATCAGCGGCGACGACACCGTCCTGGCCGGCGACGCAGCGCAGGACCCGTACGCGCGGGTGATCAAGGGCGAGCGGTTCAGTGACGAGCCGTACGGCCTCGGGATGTCCAAGAAGCACCCGGAGTTCGTCCGGTTCGTCAACGGTGTCCTGGAGCAGATCAAGGCCGACGGCCGCTGGAAGGCGTCGTACAACAAGTGGTTCGCGGCCGATCTCGGTCCCGCGCCGGCTCCGCCCAAGGCTGTCTACGGACGAGTCCCCGAATGA
- a CDS encoding dihydrofolate reductase family protein: protein MGNVIAAAVVSLDGFVADTEDQVGPLFDWYGNGTVEVYGTDPGRPFKVSQASADYINTAWKKVGAVLCGRHLFDLTNGWEGVPPFGEHVVVVTHQPPTDWPFPDAPYTFVSGIEEAVAKAKELAGDRDISLAAGNLTGQALRAGLVDELSYNLVPVIFGTGKSFFGDYAGDQIRLDDPKVIEGDRVTHLHYRVSKG from the coding sequence ATGGGCAACGTCATTGCCGCGGCCGTCGTGTCGCTGGACGGGTTCGTCGCCGATACCGAGGACCAGGTCGGCCCGCTGTTCGACTGGTACGGCAACGGCACGGTCGAGGTGTACGGCACCGACCCGGGCCGGCCCTTCAAGGTCAGCCAGGCCAGCGCCGACTACATCAACACTGCCTGGAAGAAGGTCGGGGCCGTCCTGTGCGGGCGGCACCTGTTCGACCTCACCAACGGCTGGGAAGGCGTCCCGCCGTTCGGCGAGCATGTCGTCGTCGTGACGCACCAGCCGCCCACCGACTGGCCGTTCCCCGATGCGCCGTACACCTTCGTCAGCGGGATCGAGGAGGCCGTCGCGAAGGCGAAGGAGCTCGCCGGTGACCGCGACATCTCGCTCGCGGCGGGCAACCTGACCGGCCAGGCGCTGCGGGCGGGGCTGGTCGACGAGCTCTCGTACAACCTCGTACCGGTGATCTTCGGGACCGGCAAGAGCTTCTTCGGCGACTACGCGGGCGACCAGATCCGGCTGGACGACCCCAAGGTCATCGAGGGCGACCGCGTCACTCACCTGCACTACCGGGTCAGCAAGGGATGA
- a CDS encoding SRPBCC family protein, whose translation MSTNPTTITAPAGLPFIEVTRDFDATPAQLFRVATDPDLVTQWLGPRNLEAEVVEYDVRPGGRYRYIHRDADGTEYAFRGVFHTVEQDALVIQTFEWEGAPGEVCLERASYTKTDTGVRLHTQTVFPSVASRDAAVESGMEYGIRDSYDRLAELIGKEQS comes from the coding sequence GTGAGCACCAACCCCACCACCATCACCGCCCCGGCCGGACTCCCGTTCATCGAGGTGACCCGGGACTTCGACGCCACCCCGGCCCAGCTGTTCCGGGTCGCCACCGATCCCGACCTGGTGACCCAGTGGCTCGGCCCGCGCAACCTGGAAGCCGAGGTCGTCGAGTACGACGTACGCCCGGGCGGGCGTTACCGCTACATCCACCGCGACGCCGACGGCACGGAGTACGCGTTCCGCGGGGTCTTCCACACCGTCGAGCAGGACGCGCTGGTGATCCAGACCTTCGAGTGGGAAGGCGCTCCGGGCGAGGTCTGCCTGGAGCGGGCCAGCTACACCAAGACCGACACCGGCGTCCGCCTGCACACCCAGACGGTGTTCCCCTCCGTCGCGAGCCGGGACGCCGCCGTCGAGAGCGGCATGGAGTACGGCATCCGCGACTCCTACGACCGCCTCGCCGAACTGATCGGCAAGGAGCAGTCATGA
- a CDS encoding ArsR/SmtB family transcription factor gives MSIDNGQLDRGFAALGDPVRRALIARLSRGEATVNELAEPFDITKQAISRHLQVLETAGLITRSRDGQRRPCRLNPAALEALTSWIDDYRLTAERQFRRIDAILETVKEQDS, from the coding sequence ATGTCGATTGACAATGGGCAGCTGGATCGGGGCTTCGCGGCACTCGGTGACCCGGTCCGCCGGGCGCTGATCGCACGGCTGTCCCGCGGCGAGGCGACGGTGAACGAGCTGGCCGAGCCGTTCGACATCACCAAGCAGGCGATCTCGCGGCACCTGCAGGTCCTGGAGACCGCCGGCCTGATCACCCGCAGCCGGGACGGCCAGCGCCGGCCGTGCCGGCTCAACCCGGCCGCCCTCGAAGCGCTGACCAGCTGGATCGACGACTACCGGCTGACCGCCGAGCGGCAGTTCCGCCGCATCGACGCCATCCTCGAAACCGTGAAGGAGCAAGACTCGTGA